The Raphanus sativus cultivar WK10039 unplaced genomic scaffold, ASM80110v3 Scaffold3853, whole genome shotgun sequence genome has a segment encoding these proteins:
- the LOC130506982 gene encoding uncharacterized protein LOC130506982 isoform X1 codes for MEPNLSRAFMVSSRTTAELEHELEGIVDVFHRYSITASNLIGPEGIEELCSDLDVSHTDIRILMLAWKMKAEKQGYFTQEEWTRGLVALRADTLDNLKKALPELEKEVRSPSNFADFYAYAFTYSLTEEKQGIVDIETICQLLDMVMRSTFRPQVDYFVEFLKIQDDYKVINMDQWMSFYRFCNELSFPEMTEYNPELAWPLLLNNFVEWIREKKA; via the exons ATGGAACCAAATCTGTCTAGGGCTTTTATGG TTTCGAGTAGGACTACGGCCGAACTTGAACATGAACTTGAAGGAATAGTTGATGTGTTTCATCGGTATTCCATTACAGCTTCTAATCTCATCGG CCCGGAAGGAATAGAGGAACTTTGCTCCGATTTGGATGTCTCTCATACCGATATCAGAATCTTGATGCTTGCTTG GAAAATGAAAGCTGAGAAACAAGGTTACTTCACACAGGAGGAGTGGACAAGAGGCCTTGTGGCTTTAAGAGCTGATACACTCGATAACCTGAAGAAAGCCCTTCCCGAGCTCGAGAAAGAG GTCAGGAGTCCATCAAATTTTGCAGATTTCTATGCTTATGCCTTTACCTATTCTTTAACAG AGGAAAAACAGGGAATCGTTGACATAGAGACTATATGTCAACTCCTAGATATGGTCATGAGATCTACATTCCGACCCCAAGTTGATTACTTTGTCGAGTTTTTAAAG ATCCAAGACGACTACAAAGTCATAAACATGGATCAATGGATGAGCTTTTACAGGTTCTGCAATGAG TTAAGTTTCCCGGAGATGACGGAATACAATCCAGAGCTTGCATGGCCATTGCTTCTCAACAATTTTGTTGAGTGGATTCGTGAGAAAAAAGCCTGA
- the LOC130506982 gene encoding uncharacterized protein LOC130506982 isoform X2: MYLPPSIHSASLLIYVLVCYINKPGRNRGTLLRFGCLSYRYQNLDACLEEWTRGLVALRADTLDNLKKALPELEKEVRSPSNFADFYAYAFTYSLTEEKQGIVDIETICQLLDMVMRSTFRPQVDYFVEFLKIQDDYKVINMDQWMSFYRFCNELSFPEMTEYNPELAWPLLLNNFVEWIREKKA; the protein is encoded by the exons ATGTATCTTCCTCCTAGTATCCATTCAGCTTCTCTCCTAATATATGTTTTGGTATGTTACATTAACAAGCCCGGAAGGAATAGAGGAACTTTGCTCCGATTTGGATGTCTCTCATACCGATATCAGAATCTTGATGCTTGCTTG GAGGAGTGGACAAGAGGCCTTGTGGCTTTAAGAGCTGATACACTCGATAACCTGAAGAAAGCCCTTCCCGAGCTCGAGAAAGAG GTCAGGAGTCCATCAAATTTTGCAGATTTCTATGCTTATGCCTTTACCTATTCTTTAACAG AGGAAAAACAGGGAATCGTTGACATAGAGACTATATGTCAACTCCTAGATATGGTCATGAGATCTACATTCCGACCCCAAGTTGATTACTTTGTCGAGTTTTTAAAG ATCCAAGACGACTACAAAGTCATAAACATGGATCAATGGATGAGCTTTTACAGGTTCTGCAATGAG TTAAGTTTCCCGGAGATGACGGAATACAATCCAGAGCTTGCATGGCCATTGCTTCTCAACAATTTTGTTGAGTGGATTCGTGAGAAAAAAGCCTGA